DNA sequence from the Carnobacterium funditum DSM 5970 genome:
TCAAGTTTGCCCAATAAAAACATATTATTTAAAATTTCATTTCCATAAGGAGCAATCTCATTCGATAATTCTGCCAGAATACGATCAATTTCTTGTCGTTCTTCAATCTGCAATTGACGCAATCGGTTATTTAAATCTACAACTGATTGAGGCTCTATAAACAAAGTTTGTCCTGTTGAACTTTGATCATGAACAACTCCGCCAAATCTACCGCGATGTTCAGGTTTTACTGGGATTACATAGCGATCATTTCGCATAGTTACCACTGCATCAGTTAAGTACTGTGCATTTTTCCCTCGAATTAAACTATCTAATTTTTCGCGAATCCCTGTTTCGCCACGTTTGATTCCGGTGCGAATGCCGCGTAAAGCAAGACTAGCATCGTCCAATACATGACCGTCTTCTTCTACAGCTTCGCGAATTTGTTGGTTTAACGTAGGAGTTGTAATAAAGTTAGCTGCTAAGTGATAGAGTGTATTTAATTCGATATCCGCTTCTTTTAGTGTTTCAAAAAAACGAGAAACTTCTGAAGTTGTTCTTAGAATTCTACCAATTTGAGCAATTTCTAACCCATTCAATGAAGCTCCAATTTGGAGACGTTTTAAATGAGGTTTAACATTATGCAGCTTAGGAATTGGCATTCCTCCACGCAATCGTAAAATAGTTGTGCCATCTTCTGTTTCGTTTTGCATCGTTTCAATACCCGATAAAGAAATAGATGGTTTTAGTTCAAGCGCTTGTTCTCTTCCTAATTCAGAAGCAGTAAAATGTGATAAGGTTTTAATAATTTTATTGAATTCTAGTGTCTGAAATATTTTCTTATTGATCGTATTCACCTCTTCATCAATTTTTTTAGTCAAAATAGATACCAAGAAACCGTTCTTTAATATAAAAGAACGATTTCTCAGTTAATCATTTATTATTAATTACAGTGTTGTTTGAATCCACCAATTGTAAATTTGTTTAGATAAAACTGGTGTATTCTCTACTATCATTTGCGCTAAACTGCTATCATTAAAAGCATTTTGAATAGAGTCATAAGGCAACATGGTTAACAAGATTAGCGCCAAGAAGATTCCTGTATAGGAAACAATAAAGGCTAATGCTGCTCCACCTAATGAATTAAGCTGCTTTATTACTGGTATATACGTTAATGAATTTAATAAACCTCCAATAAACCTTGTCAAAAGCCAACCAACAAATAAGATTAACACAAAAGCAACGCCATTATAAAAAGCTTGGTCTAGACTAAATCCTAATGCTTGATTATAAAATGAAAACTGTGTTCCTTCTGAAGCTGCTGGATAAGGAATGAGCAAATTTAATCTCGCTCCTAGTGCTTTATAGTATTGTGATGCTACAAAATAAGAAATAAAATAACCAGTCGTCAGTACAAGTTGTAACACTAATCCTCTTCTAGCACCTCCATAAGCACCTAATGCTAGAATAATTAATATAGCAATCGTCATCATCAATTTTACCACCCTCTTTAATCAAAAATCTATCTGATTTCTTCCTGATTCTCTTTTAGTTTAATTTCCATTTCGTTTAACTTACTTTGAATTTCATCCAGTTTAATTTGCATATTAAATTGATCAGAAACAGCATTAACTGCTGCTAAAACTGCACGTCTCTCTGGATCCAAATCTTTAGACAAAGATTCAATTTGACGCATCTGTGTATTAACTGTTTCAGCTACCATTTTTAAGTGAGCTTCAGAGCGTGCGCCGATAATGGTGTATGTTTTTCCTGCAATCGTTGCTTTATAACGAATTTTCCCTTGAGACATTACGAACCCCTCCTAAAAACCACATTTCCTTTATTTTACCATGAAAGATAAAAGAGTGACACTTCTTTTCTTTAACTTTTTTACTTAGACAGTGTTCTGCCATAAATGAAGCTCAGTATCTCATGGCTTCTCTTTCTATAGTAAAGCCTCTGTAAAACATACTTTCTTAGTCTTTACCAGATTATCCTTTTAGAGCTGTCATTTGCAAACCTAATGCCATATTAAATAGCCGATTCTTTATACTATAATACTATTCAGACTATTTTTTTTCATCAGAAAGGATGACTAAATTTATGTCCAATGAAGTATTAACTGTCTCCCCTCACACGTTAGAAGAAATGAAAAAATAGTATCCAACTGTTTTAAAAACTACAACTCCACCTGGTGGATTATTTGCAGCTAAAAAGAACACGATTAATATCACTACTTATCTCTCAGGGAAAGTCTTGTTCCAGGGTGCTAAAGCGCAACAAGAAACCTCTCTTTGGGCTGATAAAAGTAGCCAAGTCACGTCTAGTAAAAAAAATATAAAAGATCTAAACACTCCTTTACCGAAAAGTTTTGACCACTGGTCCGTTGTCGGGAGTGATGAAGTTGGTAATGGCCGTTGTTTTGGACCGTTAACTGTGGTTGCTGCTTATGTCGATAAAAGTCAATTTCCATTATTGAAAGAATTAGGTGTCAGGGATTCGAAAGATATGAAAGATTCTGAAATCATCCGGGTTGCTTCTGATTTAATCACTTTTCTTCCTCATAGTTTGTTGACTGTCATGCCACAAAAATACAATGCGATTCAACCCACTATGACTCAAGGTAAAATGAAAGCTGTTTTACATAACCAAGCTCTTGGACATATTTTAACCTAGTTGCAGCCTATTGTACCCGATGGCATTTTAATTGATCAATTTGAATTGCCTTCTACTTACTTTAAGCATATCCAAGATCAGCCCAATCAAATAGAAAAAATCTCTATTTCCAAACTAAAGGAGAAAGTCATCATTTAGCGGTTGCAGCTGCCTCTATCATTGCTCGTTATGCTTTTTTAAACAGTTTGAAATCGATGACAAAAGAGGCTGGCGTCACCATACCATCAGGAGCCGGAAGCAACGTCGATATAATTGCCGCTAAGTTACTTAAACGTGGTGGATTACCTTTGTTGGGGAAATATGCTGAATTGCCTTTTGCCAATACACAAAAAGCTCGAAAAATAGCTAGCCTTTAATAGAAAATAAGTTGTTGAAAAGTAGCCTTTTCTTTCTTATTAGCAAGAAAGAAAAGGCTACTTTTAGTTGTTTTTATTTTTAGTGTACAGATAAATAGGTATCCCTGATAAAGTTAATAATGTTCCCAACAACGCATTTCCAGGTTGTACAATGATTGTATTAAAGATAATATAAAACCCGCCAAATATTGCCACTAAAGGAATGACTGGATAAAGCGGTACTCGATACGGTCTATCAATATCAGGTTTGGTTTTCCTTAAAATAATAACCGCAATAAAAGTTAACGTAATGAAAATCCAGATAACAAAAATAATTAAATCCGTTAACTGATTGAACTGACCTGTCAAAATCATAATAATAGAAATACCTAAAATTACTAAACCACCATTTACTGGAACATTTGTCCGTTTGCTTACTTTACTGAACCACTCGCTAAAAGGAAGCATTTTTTGAGTCGCTAGTACGTACGGAATTCGAATACCTGAAATAGCGTACCCATTCATTCCGCCAAAAACAGAAATTAAAATCCCAATGGTCACTAACTTCCCGCCCACTCCGGCAAATAACTTAGAAGCAACCAATGCAGCTGGTGTATCTGTGCTAGCAAGTTGTGAGCTATCTAAAACAAATAAATAAGCAACATTAATCATTAAATACACTGCCATAACAATCGAAATCCCACCAATAATGACTCTAGGCAACATCTTCCCTGGATTTTTCATTTCACCTGCTAAAGTTCCTACATTAATCCAACCATCATAAGCAAACAAAGTTGCCACTAAGGCCGAACCTAATCCTGTAGCAACAGGATGATTTGCAGCAGAAAAAGGCAACAAACGGACGACTCCACCACCCGGATACAACAAGCCGGCTATAATAATAACGATAATCGGAATTAACTTTAAAATAGTTGCAGCTGTTTGAATACGACCACTGTACTTTGTCCCCAAAAAATTAATAAACATAACAAACACAGCTGTTATAATAGCGACAGAAACAATACTTGTATCTGATAATTCAAATAAACTGCTAACTTGTGTAGCAAAAATAATAGCCAATGCTCCGATATTTGCTGGATAATAGACAATCATTTGTGCCCATCCAACTAAGAACCCAACCCATCTTCCATAAACTTTTTCTAAATAAATCATCATTCCGCCTGTTTCAGGATAAATCGTTCCAATTTCTGCAACGGTTAACCCTCCAGCTATCGTAATCAGACCACCTAGGAACCAAGCTAACAAACCCACACCTGGTGCACCTGCTGCGCCATAGACAGCAGTAGGTTTGAAGAAAATACCGGCTCCAATAACAGTTCCAACTACTACTGTTAAAGCAGTTAATCCTGTAACTTCTTTTTTTAATTGTCCATCTCTCATATTTCACCCTCTTTTTCATTTTAAAAATAGTTTTTTATTAGCTTAACACAGGCGCCATACCTCGGCTATCTTTTTCATGATTTTTTATTCTAATAATAAAAAGAAGCTTTGCCGTTAAAGCAAAACTTCTCTATATTTTCAAAAAATCAAACTCTATCTAATAACTGCATCGTATTGCTCAACTAACGCTTGTGTTACTTTCTCAAAAGCTTTCGTAACGTCTTCTTCTATTAATGTGTCAGTTGGATTCAAATAAGATAAGGTATAAGCTAATGATTTTTTACCTTCTTCAATTTTGTCTCCTTGATATAAATCGAATAATCGAACGTTTCTTAGATATTTTCCACCTTTTTCAGAAATCAGTTCTGTTAATTGTTGATTGGTAATGGTTTCATCTACTAACAAAGCCATATCTCTTGTCATCCCTGGATATTTTGGTATTCCAGCATAAATAGTTGGGTGTTTTTCACCTTCAATAATGGGTTGTAAGTTTAATTCGAAAATATATGTTTCTTTTACATCATACTCTTTAGCCATTAAAGGATGAACTTGACCGATAAAACCAATTGACTGCTCCCCTAAATAAATGGCTGCTGTTCTTCCCGGATGCATACCTTCAAGGTTTTTATCCGTTACAAACGTTAATGGTTCAGTTAAGCCATATGTTTCAAATAGCCCTTCTAAAATCCCTTTTAAATCAAAGAAATCTACTTTTCTGGCTTTTTCTTGCCAATTGCTATCTACTAATGAACCAGTTAAAACACCAGCAAGATGTTCTTCTTCTATTGGCAACAGACTGCCTTCTCTTTTATAAAAAACGCGGCCAATTTCATATAAAGCGACATCCATATTTTTGCGAGCACTATTATAATGTACATTATCTAACAAGCCACTAATAAGGTTCATTCTTAATGTGCTACGATCTTCACTCATTGGAAAATCAAGTTTAGTCGAATTGCTCTCTTTCATTAGGAATTGTTCAGCTTTTTGGGGAGTTGTTAAAACATAACTAATGGCTTGAGACAATCCTGCTCCTTCTAAATAATGTCTAGTATGGCGCATAAGACGTTGTTTATCATCTAATTCCCCTGGAGTTGATTCAATAACTGGCAGTGTAGAAGGTAGATTATCGTAGCCATAAATGCGAGCGACTTCTTCTAATAAATCAGCCTCGATAGAGATATCCCATCGACGTGGTGGGATAGAAACTTCAAACAACTCATTTTTTTCAGTAACTTTAAAGCCTAAACGATTAAAAATTGATAAGACCTCGTCTGTCTGAATAGCTGTTCCTAATGAACGATTCAACTTAGCTAATGTGATTGTAACAACTGCATCTTTCACATACAAATCAGAGACAACAGCTGTCCCACTAACAACACTACCACCAGCTAGTTCGCTCATCAACGCCGCCGCATGAGCACTTGCAGTTAAGATAGATCCTTGGTTAATTCCTTTTTCGTAACGTGAGCTACTTTCGCTACGCAAATCAAGTTTTTTTGCCGTTTTGCGAATGGAAACTGGTTCAAATAAAGCTGACTCTAACGCGATATTCACCGTGTCTTCTTGAATTTCTGTTCCCAATCCACCCATAACACCTGCCAATGCAACAGGCTTTTCTCCATTTGTAATCACAATAGTTTCGTTTGTTAATTGACGTGATTCGCTATCTAAAGTCTCCAACTGCTCATCAGTTGTTGCGCGACGAACAAGAATAGTCTTTGATTCTAATCGGTCGTAATCAAATGCATGCAAAGGTTGTCCATATTCTAATAACATATAGTTCGTAATATCGACTATGTTATTTAACGGACGAATGCCCGCATTCATTAACTTCGTTTGAAGCCACATTGGACTTTCAGCAATTTTTACGCCTTTAATCATTCGCATACTGTAAAAAGGTGTATCCTTTTTATCCTCAACAGCTACTTTTATATAGTCTTCTATTTTTTCATTTTCATTTTCATTTAATGAAAAGTCTTTAAAAATAGGTTTTCTATCATAAATGGCTCCTACTTCGTAAGCCACTCCTCTCATACTCAACGCATCTGCTCTATTAGGCGTAATCGATAAGTCCAAGATAGCATCATCCATTGCTAGGTATGAAAAAACACTTTCTCCCGGAACGGCTTCGCTAGGTAATACATAAATGCCATCTGCATATTTCTTAGGAACGACTTTTTCAGAGAAACCTAGTTCTGATAGCGAACAAATCATTCCGTGTGATACTTGTCCTCGCATTTTACCTTTTTTGATTTTAGTGTTCCCTGTAATTCTTGAACCCGGTAAAGCTACAATAATTTTTTGTCCGGTTGCGATATTTGGAGCTCCACAAACAATTTGTGATAATTCTTCTTCGCCAATATCCACTTGACAGACATGTAAGTGATCAGAATCAGGATGATCCTCCACTTTTACAGCATGACCAACAACTATTTTTTTTAAGCCCGTTTCTGGAACAAAAACATCTTCTACTTCGATTCCCGTCCGTGACATTTTATCTGCTAAGCCTTCAGGTGTAATACCTGTTAAATCTAGATATTCTGATAACCATTGATACGATACATTCATAAGTTTACTCCTTCACCTTAAATTGATTTAGAAAACGAACATCATTTTGATAAAAATGTCTGATATCATCGATTCCATATTTTAACATTGCTACACGATCAGGTCCTAAACCAAAAGCAAAACCACTATACTTAGCAGAATCGATTCCAGCCATCTCTAAAACATTCGGATGAACCATACCTGAACCTAAAATTTCAATCCAACCCGTCTGCTTGCAAACATTACAGCCAGATCCGCCACATTTAAAACAGCTCACATCAACCTCTACTGAGGGTTCAGTAAATGGGAAGTAACTTGGTCTTAATCTAATTTCACGTTCAGCACCATATAATTTTTTAGCAAAAACTTCTAATGTGCCTTTTAAATCTGCCATCGTAATATCTTCTGAAATTACAAGACCTTCAATTTGATGAAATTGATGGGAGTGAGTAGCATCATCACTATCACGGCGATAAACTTTACCAGGACTAATCATTTTTAGTGGTCCCTCAGAAAAATCATGCTTTTCCATCGTTCTAGCTTGTACCGGTGACGTATGTGTGCGTAATAATGTATCATCCGTAATATAAAAAGTGTCTTGCATATCACGAGCTGGGTGATGTTTAGGTAAATTCATTCGCTCGAAATTGTATTTATCTTCTTCTACTTCTGGCCCTTCAATAACTTGATAACCCATACCAATGAATAAGTCTTCAATTTCTTCCATAATTTGTGTTAAAACATGTGATTGCCCAGTTGGTACATGATTCCCAGGTAATGTTACGTCAATTGCTTCATTAGCTAAATCGTGGTTGATTTTTTCCATTTCCAATACTGCTTTGCGGCTTTCCAATTGTACAGCTATGGCATCACGTACTTCATTCGCTGCTGAACCAATCATTGGTCGTTCTTGTGCTGATACATCTTTCATTCCTCTAAGTACTTCAGTGATTGGACCTTTTTTCCCTAAATAAGCTACTCGCACATGATCAAGTAAAGATAGGCTTTCAGCTTGTGCGATTTTTTCAAGTGCTTCTTCTTTCAACACATCTAATTTCTTTTTCAACTCCATATATGTTCTCCTTTTAGTGCATTATTTTAACTATTTT
Encoded proteins:
- a CDS encoding CvpA family protein, whose amino-acid sequence is MMTIAILIILALGAYGGARRGLVLQLVLTTGYFISYFVASQYYKALGARLNLLIPYPAASEGTQFSFYNQALGFSLDQAFYNGVAFVLILFVGWLLTRFIGGLLNSLTYIPVIKQLNSLGGAALAFIVSYTGIFLALILLTMLPYDSIQNAFNDSSLAQMIVENTPVLSKQIYNWWIQTTL
- a CDS encoding cell division protein ZapA — translated: MSQGKIRYKATIAGKTYTIIGARSEAHLKMVAETVNTQMRQIESLSKDLDPERRAVLAAVNAVSDQFNMQIKLDEIQSKLNEMEIKLKENQEEIR
- the pheS gene encoding phenylalanine--tRNA ligase subunit alpha; this translates as MELKKKLDVLKEEALEKIAQAESLSLLDHVRVAYLGKKGPITEVLRGMKDVSAQERPMIGSAANEVRDAIAVQLESRKAVLEMEKINHDLANEAIDVTLPGNHVPTGQSHVLTQIMEEIEDLFIGMGYQVIEGPEVEEDKYNFERMNLPKHHPARDMQDTFYITDDTLLRTHTSPVQARTMEKHDFSEGPLKMISPGKVYRRDSDDATHSHQFHQIEGLVISEDITMADLKGTLEVFAKKLYGAEREIRLRPSYFPFTEPSVEVDVSCFKCGGSGCNVCKQTGWIEILGSGMVHPNVLEMAGIDSAKYSGFAFGLGPDRVAMLKYGIDDIRHFYQNDVRFLNQFKVKE
- the pheT gene encoding phenylalanine--tRNA ligase subunit beta, with amino-acid sequence MNVSYQWLSEYLDLTGITPEGLADKMSRTGIEVEDVFVPETGLKKIVVGHAVKVEDHPDSDHLHVCQVDIGEEELSQIVCGAPNIATGQKIIVALPGSRITGNTKIKKGKMRGQVSHGMICSLSELGFSEKVVPKKYADGIYVLPSEAVPGESVFSYLAMDDAILDLSITPNRADALSMRGVAYEVGAIYDRKPIFKDFSLNENENEKIEDYIKVAVEDKKDTPFYSMRMIKGVKIAESPMWLQTKLMNAGIRPLNNIVDITNYMLLEYGQPLHAFDYDRLESKTILVRRATTDEQLETLDSESRQLTNETIVITNGEKPVALAGVMGGLGTEIQEDTVNIALESALFEPVSIRKTAKKLDLRSESSSRYEKGINQGSILTASAHAAALMSELAGGSVVSGTAVVSDLYVKDAVVTITLAKLNRSLGTAIQTDEVLSIFNRLGFKVTEKNELFEVSIPPRRWDISIEADLLEEVARIYGYDNLPSTLPVIESTPGELDDKQRLMRHTRHYLEGAGLSQAISYVLTTPQKAEQFLMKESNSTKLDFPMSEDRSTLRMNLISGLLDNVHYNSARKNMDVALYEIGRVFYKREGSLLPIEEEHLAGVLTGSLVDSNWQEKARKVDFFDLKGILEGLFETYGLTEPLTFVTDKNLEGMHPGRTAAIYLGEQSIGFIGQVHPLMAKEYDVKETYIFELNLQPIIEGEKHPTIYAGIPKYPGMTRDMALLVDETITNQQLTELISEKGGKYLRNVRLFDLYQGDKIEEGKKSLAYTLSYLNPTDTLIEEDVTKAFEKVTQALVEQYDAVIR
- a CDS encoding APC family permease, translating into MRDGQLKKEVTGLTALTVVVGTVIGAGIFFKPTAVYGAAGAPGVGLLAWFLGGLITIAGGLTVAEIGTIYPETGGMMIYLEKVYGRWVGFLVGWAQMIVYYPANIGALAIIFATQVSSLFELSDTSIVSVAIITAVFVMFINFLGTKYSGRIQTAATILKLIPIIVIIIAGLLYPGGGVVRLLPFSAANHPVATGLGSALVATLFAYDGWINVGTLAGEMKNPGKMLPRVIIGGISIVMAVYLMINVAYLFVLDSSQLASTDTPAALVASKLFAGVGGKLVTIGILISVFGGMNGYAISGIRIPYVLATQKMLPFSEWFSKVSKRTNVPVNGGLVILGISIIMILTGQFNQLTDLIIFVIWIFITLTFIAVIILRKTKPDIDRPYRVPLYPVIPLVAIFGGFYIIFNTIIVQPGNALLGTLLTLSGIPIYLYTKNKNN